From a single Nicotiana tomentosiformis chromosome 2, ASM39032v3, whole genome shotgun sequence genomic region:
- the LOC104112865 gene encoding molybdate transporter 1: MESTLQENPHFQAPEMSIDRQSTASTPANFMGKLKENLIFRSKWAELNGAMGDLGTYIPIVLALTLASDLNLGTTLIFTGVYNFVTGAIYGVPMPVQPMKSIAAVAISNPDFGIPEVMAAGICTAGILFLLGVTGLMQLVYRLIPISVVRGIQLAQGLSFAMTAVKYIKNVQDFAKSKKSSGERDWLGLDGLLLALICAIFIIIVNGAGEDQNENHEIICETGNDNRRKRLKKIIFSLPSAFLIFLLGVVLAIIRGPKAVKGFKFGPSPIEIVKISKNSWKQGFIKGTIPQLPLSVLNSVIAVCKLSTDLFPEREITATSVSVTVGLMNLIGCWFGAMPCCHGAGGLAGQYKFGGRSGGCVALLGVAKLVLGLVLGSSMVKVLTQFPVGVLGVLLLFAGIELAMCSRDMNSKEESFVMLLCTAVSLVGSSAALGFLCGIVVHVFLKMRNIGDGHSCSGVWFSRNP, encoded by the coding sequence ATGGAGTCCACACTTCAAGAAAATCCTCATTTTCAAGCCCCCGAAATGTCAATAGATCGACAATCCACAGCCAGCACTCCAGCAAATTTCATGGGAAAGTTGAAGGAGAATTTGATTTTCAGATCAAAATGGGCTGAACTAAATGGTGCAATGGGGGATTTAGGCACGTATATACCTATAGTCTTGGCTTTAACACTAGCCAGTGACTTAAATCTTGGTACAACATTAATTTTTACTGGTGTTTACAATTTTGTCACTGGTGCTATTTATGGTGTACCAATGCCAGTCCAGCCTATGAAATCTATTGCAGCTGTTGCAATTAGTAATCCTGATTTCGGCATACCGGAAGTAATGGCTGCTGGAATTTGCACTGCTGGGATTTTATTCCTTTTAGGTGTTACTGGATTAATGCAACTTGTTTATAGGCTAATTCCTATTTCTGTGGTTAGGGGAATTCAACTAGCACAAGGACTGTCATTTGCTATGACTGCTGTTaagtacattaaaaatgttcaaGATTTTGCAAAGTCTAAAAAGTCAAGTGGGGAGAGGGATTGGCTAGGGTTGGATGGATTGTTATTGGCTTTAATTTGTGCTATTTTTATTATAATTGTGAATGGGGCTGGTGAAGATCAAAATGAGAACCATGAAATCATTTGTGAAACAGGTAATGATAATAGGAGGAAAAggttaaagaaaataattttttctcttccttcagcttttcttatatttttattagGTGTTGTTTTGGCTATTATAAGAGGACCTAAAGCTGTGAAAGGGTTTAAATTTGGACCATCACctattgaaattgtgaaaatatcCAAAAATTCTTGGAAACAAGGGTTTATTAAGGGTACAATTCCTCAACTCCCTTTATCTGTATTAAACTCTGTTATAGCTGTTTGTAAACTGTCGACAGATCTATTTCCCGAAAGGGAAATCACGGCTACCTCAGTGTCCGTGACGGTCGGGTTGATGAACTTAATAGGGTGTTGGTTTGGTGCCATGCCTTGTTGTCATGGTGCAGGAGGGCTAGCAGGGCAATACAAATTTGGTGGTAGGAGTGGTGGGTGTGTGGCACTTCTTGGTGTGGCTAAATTGGTTTTGGGCTTGGTTTTAGGGAGTTCAATGGTTAAGGTTTTAACCCAATTTCCTGTTGGGGTATTAGGTGTTCTTTTGTTGTTTGCTGGAATTGAACTAGCTATGTGTTCAAGAGACATGAATTCTAAGGAAGAGTCTTTTGTTATGCTTCTTTGCACAGCAGTTTCATTGGTTGGCTCAAGTGCTGCATTGGGATTTTTGTGTGGGATTGTGGTTCATGTATTTCTTAAGATGAGGAATATAGGTGATGGTCATTCTTGTTCCGGAGTTTGGTTTAGTAGAAATCCATAg